One Schistocerca cancellata isolate TAMUIC-IGC-003103 chromosome 1, iqSchCanc2.1, whole genome shotgun sequence genomic region harbors:
- the LOC126174097 gene encoding craniofacial development protein 2-like produces the protein MDFVVLSETKKKGQGEEELDNYVHIWSGVSKAVRAKAGVSIMIKKSWKERITNWTFINQHIITVEMTLFAREVVIIGVYAPTNDTKDKEKDIFWDTLRETIEKIPRRKELIIMGNLNGRVGIRESCRIVGKHGEDEYNDNGERLIAICEQFDLKITNTFFKHKDIHKYTWQQNSKELRSIIDYIIIRQTSSFKAVDVRSYRGAQCGSDHYLVKMKSFWPWKNARSDTSNINETNQTEKDENLPFNIDSLQDESIRTLFAARMERKLVESFEGSTEEIYDYIKANVKIIATEMLGKKDSNHNRAAEWWSEELEVLVREKRNAFLQWLNDKSEETWSI, from the coding sequence atggattttgtcgtactctctgaaacaaagaagaaaggccaaggagaagaagaactggataattatgtacatatctggagtggggtatcaaaagcagtaagagccaaagcaggagtctccattatgataaagaaatcatggaaagaaagaatcacaaattggacattcatcaatcaacatataataactgttgaaatgacattatttgctagggaagttgtgattattggcgtatatgcacccacgaacgacacaaaagataaggagaaagatatattttgggacaccctcagggagactattgaaaaaatcccaagaagaaaggaactgattatcatgggaaatctgaatggaagggtaggaattagagaatcttgtagaatagtaggaaaacatggagaggacgaatataatgacaatggggaacgattgattgcaatttgtgaacaatttgatctaaaaattaccaacacatttttcaaacataaggacattcataaatatacttggcaacagaacagcaaagaacttcgttctataatagattatattatcattaggcaaacaagtagtttcaaggcagtagacgtcagatcttatagaggagcccagtgtggatcagaccactatctagttaaaatgaagtctttctggccatggaagaatgcaaggagtgatacaagtaacataaatgaaacgaaccagactgagaaagatgaaaatttaccttttaatattgacagcctacaagacgaaagtatcagaacactctttgcggccaggatggaaaggaaactggttgaatcatttgaaggaagtacagaggaaatatatgactatataaaagctaatgtgaaaatcatagcaacagagatgttgggtaaaaaagatagcaaccacaaccgtgcagcagagtggtggtcagaggaactagaggtcctcgttagagaaaaacgaaatgcgttccttcagtggttgaatgataaatcagaagaaacatggtcaatataa